The genomic window GCCGACATGATCAATCAGCTGATCAAAGCTCGGGCGCGTCAGCCCGCAGATAAACTGCCCTTCACTGAATAACCCCGGATGGGTATGGCGGCTTTCCGGCAGGCGTTTCCGCAACTGCTGCATGTAACCGGGCTGCGCCATTTCAGCGGTACGGGAACTTTTCCAGATTTTTCGCAGGGTTTTCTGCAGTTTGTCGATCAGCTGACGGGCGGCGTCCCATTGATGGTTGAGCAGCAGCGATTCAAGCGTATGTCCGGGCAGGTGTTCAATCACCATGGAACTCAGCTTATCGCCCTTTTCAACATGCTGGGAAAGCACCGTTGGCGCCACCTTGGGATACACCTGATTCCACTGATCCACCCCGGAGAGCTCTTCAATCACCTTCTTGCTCTGGCCTTCCTTGTAGACGGCCATGACTTCACCGGCGTCAGCATGCTCAGCCTTGAGGGTAGCAATCGTGCTGCCACTGCGGGTCAGCGCCAAGCGCTCAACGCTGAACCCGGCATCCTGATCCGCCATGGCATGGGCCGCCTTCTTGAGCTGCTTGTAGTTCTGCAATCGCACCGCAGGGCCGAAGTTGGCCGCCAGTAAGGCATCGGCCAGCTCTGATAACAGCTGCACCATGCGTCGGATCTGAAAATCCAGCACGGCACAGGCACCGGTACTGGAAGTCTCTGGCAGGCGGGCCAACAGCTTGGGAATCCGGCGCCCAATCTTGAGGCCTTGACGGGTGTTGGCGTTATCCAGCTTGATAGTCACCAGCTTGAGCGATTTACCAATCGAACGAATGACCTTGGCATAGCCCTTGAGATTGCTCTTGAGATCATCCTTGCGGTCGCCTTTCAGGTCTTTATTCGACAGCTTTTCCAGCGACCGGATATCCGTGACTTCCAGACAGGCGTGGCCCAGCTGGTCAAGCAGGCTGGCCAGACGCTCCAGGGATTTGGATTGCTGAAAACCGGCGCCGTCAACCTTGCGCCTTTGCACGTCAAGCGCCACCGCAAGCTCGACCTTCTCCAGCAAGGTGCTGCGGTAACCTTGACGGTCAATCAAACGCTTTGCGACGGCCCCTTTGGGTTGGGTCACATAAACTTCAACTAACTCAAAGTGATTTTCAACTTCGAATCGGAGAAAATAGAAATGCTCCAGAATGGATGCGTTGATAACCTGCCTCACCGTACAAGTGCCATGAATGGGAGGATGATACTATAAGTAACCTTGTCATTCCTGTGTGTTACATTTTTCTTAAATTTCAGTCAATTGCATCAGCAAGCTGAATAAAACGCCGGATAGGAAGCTGGATGAAGAAACGTCGCCGGGGTCACTCCTGCCTTGATATACCCCGAGACCCCGCCAGGGGGCAGGCGTTGCGCCTGGCCAGGTACCGTAAAGCCCCCGAACTTGGGCCCAAGCTGCTTTTCTTCAGCGGTGGCAGTGCCTTACGGCGTCTATCCGAGGTACTAACCGACTATACCCACAATTCCATTCACCTTGTTACCCCCTTTGATTCGGGCGGCAGCTCCGCTGAGCTGCGCCGCGCCTTTGCCATGCCCGCGGTAGGCGATCTGCGCGCGCGCCTGCTATCACTGGCGGATGATTCGGTGACCGGGCACCCGGATGTCGCCGCGCTTTTTTCCCATCGCTTGAACGGCTCGG from Halomonas sp. CH40 includes these protein-coding regions:
- a CDS encoding aminoglycoside phosphotransferase family protein: MTQPKGAVAKRLIDRQGYRSTLLEKVELAVALDVQRRKVDGAGFQQSKSLERLASLLDQLGHACLEVTDIRSLEKLSNKDLKGDRKDDLKSNLKGYAKVIRSIGKSLKLVTIKLDNANTRQGLKIGRRIPKLLARLPETSSTGACAVLDFQIRRMVQLLSELADALLAANFGPAVRLQNYKQLKKAAHAMADQDAGFSVERLALTRSGSTIATLKAEHADAGEVMAVYKEGQSKKVIEELSGVDQWNQVYPKVAPTVLSQHVEKGDKLSSMVIEHLPGHTLESLLLNHQWDAARQLIDKLQKTLRKIWKSSRTAEMAQPGYMQQLRKRLPESRHTHPGLFSEGQFICGLTRPSFDQLIDHVGTLEKQLRAPFSVLIHGDFNVDNIIYDDLKERIYFIDLHRASYSDYVQDLSVLMVSIYRLPILDTAPRAELMGLIHQLYQFARRFAKSHQDTSFDARLAIALGRSFATSTRFIYDRQFASALALRAGYLLEAITLVNPHALDTYKLPLEDIFHD